A single region of the Microbulbifer sp. MKSA007 genome encodes:
- the msrA gene encoding peptide-methionine (S)-S-oxide reductase MsrA: MMRSIIALLFLSLASISLAQDSSNIRTAIFAGGCFWCMEPPFDKVDGVLETTSGYSGGHVKNPTYEQVSSGGTGHAEVVQVKYDANKVSYSDLLNIFWHNVDPFDSGGQFCDRGDQYRAEIFYGNQEEKVLAEESKKKVEAELGKKVVTQIKPAATIYPAEAYHQDYYQRNPLRYKYYRYRCGRDKRLEEVWGKAPS; encoded by the coding sequence ATGATGCGCAGTATTATTGCTCTCTTGTTCCTCTCATTGGCCAGTATTTCCCTGGCTCAGGATTCATCGAATATTCGCACGGCTATTTTTGCAGGAGGGTGTTTCTGGTGCATGGAGCCGCCATTCGACAAGGTCGATGGCGTCCTGGAAACCACCTCAGGATACAGCGGTGGCCATGTCAAAAACCCCACCTATGAACAGGTATCTTCCGGTGGTACGGGGCATGCGGAAGTTGTTCAGGTAAAGTACGATGCGAATAAAGTCAGCTATTCCGACTTACTGAATATTTTTTGGCACAACGTTGACCCTTTTGATTCCGGTGGTCAATTTTGCGATCGCGGTGACCAGTACCGAGCCGAGATTTTTTACGGCAATCAAGAAGAAAAGGTGTTAGCAGAGGAGAGCAAGAAAAAGGTAGAAGCGGAGTTGGGTAAAAAGGTGGTGACACAAATAAAACCCGCTGCAACCATTTATCCCGCAGAGGCCTACCATCAGGACTATTACCAACGTAATCCCCTGCGTTACAAGTACTATCGCTACCGCTGTGGGCGTGATAAGCGCTTAGAGGAGGTCTGGGGGAAAGCGCCAAGTTAA
- a CDS encoding iron-containing alcohol dehydrogenase → MDKYHVNWNYPTTVWVGPGRITELAEACLELNIHKPLLVTDPTVAALPLVDSAINPCQQVGLEVSVFSKIKGNPNEINIADGVARLREQKCDGVIALGGGSALDAGKAIALMAGQQHSIWDFEDIGDNYRRVDPEGILPLIAIPTTAGTGSEVGRVAVITDEKAQVKRLIFHPRMMPDIVILDAQLTMGLPPDLTAATGMDALSHNLESFYSPQYHPMAEGIALEGMRLIKEYLPRAYAIGAELEARQQMLVASCMGATAFQRGLGAIHALAHPLGALYDKHHGLLNAILMPYVLIANRPAIQVPMGHLALYLQLAGNEMFDSGFDAVLNWLLGLRKQLGIPHSLSEIGIDDTDADRVGKMASVEPSASTNPMRFNGIEYRDIFLRACEGTVSL, encoded by the coding sequence GTGGATAAATACCATGTCAATTGGAATTATCCCACGACCGTTTGGGTTGGCCCCGGTCGCATTACTGAATTGGCTGAAGCTTGCCTGGAGCTGAATATTCACAAGCCTCTATTAGTTACTGATCCTACAGTCGCCGCATTGCCACTGGTCGATAGTGCGATTAACCCATGCCAACAGGTGGGTCTGGAAGTTAGCGTTTTTTCCAAAATCAAAGGTAATCCCAATGAGATAAATATCGCCGATGGGGTGGCCAGGCTGCGTGAGCAGAAGTGCGATGGGGTCATTGCCTTGGGCGGGGGCTCGGCCCTGGATGCGGGCAAAGCCATTGCCCTTATGGCGGGACAGCAGCACAGTATTTGGGATTTTGAGGATATAGGCGATAACTACAGGCGTGTGGACCCAGAGGGTATTTTACCGTTGATTGCCATTCCCACGACGGCTGGCACAGGTTCTGAAGTTGGCCGGGTTGCGGTAATTACCGATGAGAAAGCACAGGTTAAGAGGCTGATTTTCCATCCGCGCATGATGCCGGATATCGTTATTCTCGATGCTCAATTGACTATGGGGTTGCCGCCAGACCTCACCGCAGCGACGGGAATGGATGCGCTGTCACACAATCTGGAATCTTTTTACTCCCCTCAATACCATCCTATGGCCGAGGGAATTGCCCTGGAGGGGATGCGCCTGATCAAGGAGTATTTGCCTCGAGCTTATGCTATAGGCGCAGAACTCGAGGCGCGCCAGCAAATGTTGGTAGCGTCCTGTATGGGGGCTACAGCTTTCCAGCGGGGCTTAGGCGCTATCCACGCCCTGGCACATCCACTGGGAGCCCTGTACGACAAGCACCACGGTTTGTTAAATGCGATATTGATGCCCTACGTTCTGATCGCCAACCGTCCAGCCATCCAGGTGCCCATGGGGCATCTGGCACTTTATCTACAACTGGCCGGTAATGAAATGTTTGACAGTGGGTTTGATGCGGTACTCAACTGGTTGCTCGGATTGCGCAAGCAGCTGGGGATTCCCCACAGCCTGTCGGAGATTGGAATTGATGACACTGATGCCGACAGAGTTGGGAAAATGGCATCGGTGGAACCTTCCGCTAGTACTAACCCGATGCGTTTTAACGGGATAGAGTATCGGGATATTTTCTTGCGCGCCTGTGAAGGTACCGTCTCCCTGTAA
- a CDS encoding aldehyde dehydrogenase family protein, protein MKTTKIMHHLQCISPIDNSVYVERALAGEVEIRVVLDRASKAQKAWRRTPLNERIAIVERAVEIFAVKKERLGRELCWMMGRPIRYAGGEISGFMDRAQTMAQLATEALADIQLPEKPGFTRFIRREPLGVSLVIAPWNYPYLTAVNAVVPALLSGNAVILKHSAQTPLCAERMVEIFREAGLPYGVFQFLHLNHAYTQRLACAGEIQHVAFTGSVGAGANLERTVAGRFIQVGLELGEKDPAYVRADADISQAVAAVVDGAYFNSGQSCCGIERAYVHEDIFSEFISQTVDLLRDYRLGRPDQVETTLGPLVRAEAADRVRAQVDEAIAEGAKVHLDVSEFPMDKRGTQYMAPQLLTRVRHHMRVMREETFGPVLGVQKVHDDGEALEFMNNSPFGLTAAIFTRDEDVAMEMGGYLEAGTVFLNRCDYLDPELAWTGVKQSGRGCTLSKIGFENLTRPKSFHFKHDG, encoded by the coding sequence ATGAAGACTACAAAAATCATGCACCATCTTCAGTGTATTTCCCCTATTGATAACAGTGTTTATGTAGAGCGCGCTCTGGCGGGAGAGGTGGAAATCCGTGTAGTGCTGGATCGGGCCAGTAAAGCACAAAAAGCATGGAGGAGAACTCCCCTCAATGAGCGCATCGCCATTGTCGAGCGGGCTGTGGAAATATTTGCCGTTAAAAAAGAGCGTTTGGGGCGGGAGCTGTGTTGGATGATGGGGCGTCCAATCCGTTATGCAGGAGGGGAAATTAGCGGGTTTATGGATCGTGCGCAGACCATGGCACAGCTTGCTACTGAAGCCCTTGCTGACATTCAGTTACCTGAGAAGCCGGGTTTTACCCGGTTTATCCGCCGCGAGCCCTTAGGGGTCTCCCTGGTAATTGCCCCGTGGAATTACCCTTACCTGACGGCGGTTAATGCAGTGGTACCGGCACTGCTATCGGGCAATGCAGTTATTTTAAAACACTCGGCACAGACACCGCTTTGTGCTGAGCGAATGGTGGAGATTTTTCGCGAGGCGGGACTGCCCTACGGTGTTTTTCAGTTTCTTCATTTAAATCATGCTTATACCCAGCGATTAGCCTGTGCAGGGGAAATCCAGCATGTTGCCTTCACCGGCTCGGTTGGCGCTGGCGCGAATCTAGAACGCACAGTTGCCGGTCGATTTATTCAAGTGGGACTTGAACTGGGGGAAAAAGATCCAGCCTATGTTCGCGCCGACGCCGATATTAGCCAAGCTGTGGCAGCGGTAGTCGACGGCGCCTATTTTAATTCCGGGCAGTCCTGTTGCGGTATTGAGCGGGCCTATGTGCATGAAGATATTTTTTCTGAGTTTATTTCCCAAACGGTCGACTTACTGCGTGACTATCGACTGGGGCGCCCGGATCAAGTGGAGACCACTTTGGGGCCTTTGGTGCGTGCGGAAGCTGCCGATCGGGTTCGCGCGCAGGTGGATGAAGCGATAGCGGAGGGCGCGAAGGTCCACTTGGATGTGAGTGAATTCCCAATGGACAAGCGGGGCACCCAATATATGGCACCGCAACTGTTAACCCGGGTGCGACACCATATGCGAGTGATGCGCGAGGAGACTTTTGGGCCGGTGCTGGGGGTGCAGAAAGTGCACGATGATGGCGAAGCTCTAGAATTTATGAATAACAGCCCATTTGGTCTTACTGCGGCTATTTTTACCCGCGATGAAGATGTAGCAATGGAGATGGGAGGGTATTTAGAGGCCGGCACTGTTTTTTTAAATCGTTGTGATTACCTGGATCCGGAATTGGCCTGGACGGGTGTTAAGCAATCTGGTCGTGGATGTACGCTTTCTAAAATTGGATTTGAGAATTTAACCCGCCCCAAGTCATTTCATTTTAAACATGATGGTTAG
- a CDS encoding glutamine synthetase, whose translation MVKAREVKTAQEARAIVEERGLSHVKVGLFDTDGVMRGKYMSRAKFLSSLEKGFSFCDVVLGWDVKDQLYDNTRYTGWHTGYPDAPVRILPDSCRDVPFEGDMLLFLAEFDGRAQALCPRAVLRRVIERCRSLGFDPCAALEYEFFLFDETPDSVRNKGFRNLKPFTPDVFGYSILRNSVHGELYREILELSERMDFPLEGLHTETGPGVLEAAIAVDGAEAAGDKAALFKTFIKVLAQRMGLMATFMSRWSSEYPGQSGHIHLSLRNSGSGDSAFLDSSQPDGISQIMRQFIAGQQRLMPQFLALMAPTVNSYRRLVPGFWAPTGANWGWKTAQRHCVLSPAAILPSASNTAWGPPMPTPI comes from the coding sequence ATGGTAAAGGCACGGGAGGTAAAAACCGCTCAGGAGGCCCGCGCAATTGTCGAAGAACGAGGCCTCAGTCATGTCAAAGTGGGTTTATTCGATACCGATGGTGTAATGCGTGGTAAATATATGAGCCGCGCCAAATTCCTCTCATCCCTGGAAAAGGGCTTCTCGTTTTGTGATGTGGTCCTGGGCTGGGATGTTAAGGATCAGCTCTACGACAACACTCGTTATACCGGTTGGCATACCGGATATCCAGACGCCCCGGTACGTATACTCCCCGATAGCTGCCGTGATGTGCCTTTTGAAGGCGATATGTTGTTGTTTCTCGCGGAGTTTGATGGTCGAGCCCAGGCGCTGTGCCCCCGCGCAGTTCTGCGCAGGGTGATTGAACGCTGTCGCTCATTGGGATTTGATCCCTGTGCCGCCCTGGAATACGAATTTTTCCTGTTTGACGAAACGCCCGATTCAGTGCGGAACAAGGGTTTCCGTAATTTAAAGCCTTTTACCCCCGATGTGTTTGGCTATTCCATACTGCGAAATTCCGTACACGGAGAGCTGTATCGGGAAATCCTGGAGCTGAGCGAGCGCATGGATTTCCCCTTGGAGGGCTTACACACGGAAACAGGCCCGGGAGTTTTAGAGGCGGCTATTGCAGTGGATGGTGCTGAGGCTGCTGGAGACAAAGCTGCCCTGTTTAAAACCTTTATAAAAGTGCTGGCACAGCGGATGGGTTTGATGGCTACTTTTATGTCCCGCTGGTCCAGTGAGTACCCGGGGCAAAGCGGGCATATTCATTTGTCACTGCGCAATAGTGGCAGCGGTGATTCCGCCTTTCTCGATTCGAGCCAGCCAGATGGTATCAGCCAGATAATGCGTCAGTTCATAGCTGGGCAGCAAAGGCTGATGCCGCAATTCCTTGCCCTGATGGCACCGACCGTTAACAGTTATCGCCGCCTGGTACCAGGTTTTTGGGCGCCGACGGGAGCCAATTGGGGGTGGAAAACCGCACAACGGCACTGCGTGCTATCCCCGGCGGCGATACTTCCCAGCGCGTCGAATACCGCTTGGGGGCCGCCGATGCCAACCCCTATTTAG
- the ppa gene encoding inorganic diphosphatase: protein MSFEKIPAGKELPNDINVIIEIPANHDPIKYEVDKDSDAVFVDRFVATPMFYPANYGYVPQTLSEDGDPLDVLVVAPYPVMVGSVIRSRVVGVLNMTDESGVDAKLLAVPHTKLTKLYDHVEEISDLPELLIKQIEHYFENYKALEAGKWVKVEGWADAEAARKEVMASRERYLKEEG, encoded by the coding sequence ATGAGCTTCGAAAAGATCCCGGCAGGTAAAGAACTGCCCAACGATATCAACGTAATCATCGAGATCCCTGCCAACCACGACCCGATCAAATACGAAGTGGACAAGGACTCTGACGCAGTATTTGTGGATCGTTTCGTTGCCACCCCGATGTTCTACCCAGCAAACTACGGCTACGTGCCCCAGACTCTGTCTGAAGACGGTGACCCCCTGGACGTGCTGGTTGTAGCGCCTTACCCGGTAATGGTTGGTTCTGTAATCCGCTCTCGTGTTGTTGGCGTTCTGAACATGACCGACGAATCCGGTGTTGATGCCAAACTGCTGGCCGTACCGCACACCAAGCTGACCAAGTTGTACGATCACGTTGAAGAAATCAGCGACCTGCCCGAGCTGCTGATCAAGCAGATCGAGCACTACTTCGAAAACTACAAAGCCCTGGAAGCGGGCAAGTGGGTTAAAGTAGAAGGCTGGGCTGACGCCGAAGCTGCACGCAAAGAAGTTATGGCTTCCCGCGAGCGCTACCTGAAAGAAGAAGGCTAA
- the cysE gene encoding serine O-acetyltransferase encodes MGEEAAVQGQRDIWQAMRAEASEAAAGEPILASYFHNTILRHKSLDDAIADHLASVLEHNALTATALQEVIALALANDPSISRCMGEDICAWYDRDPACDQYLTPFLYFKGFHALQSHRIAHWLWNQGRHTLALYFQSQVSEQFSVDIHPAARFGCGIMIDHATGLVVGETCVVEDNVSILHSVTLGGSGCGSGDRHPKIGPGVMIGAGAKVLGPVKVGEDVKIAAGSLVLHDVPAHTTVAGVPARQVGGRVEGAPAYTMDQTLDSEE; translated from the coding sequence ATGGGTGAGGAAGCGGCCGTTCAAGGCCAGCGGGATATCTGGCAGGCGATGCGGGCTGAAGCCTCAGAGGCAGCTGCCGGTGAGCCTATCCTGGCAAGTTATTTCCACAATACCATTTTGCGCCACAAGTCCTTGGATGATGCTATAGCTGATCACCTGGCTTCGGTGCTTGAGCACAATGCCCTCACGGCAACCGCGCTTCAGGAAGTGATTGCCCTGGCTCTGGCCAATGACCCGAGTATTTCCCGCTGTATGGGCGAGGATATTTGCGCTTGGTATGACCGTGACCCGGCATGTGACCAGTACCTGACGCCTTTCCTGTACTTTAAGGGTTTTCACGCCCTGCAATCCCACCGGATAGCGCACTGGTTGTGGAATCAAGGTCGCCATACCCTGGCGCTCTATTTCCAGAGCCAGGTATCAGAGCAGTTTTCGGTGGATATTCACCCAGCAGCGCGATTTGGCTGCGGCATTATGATTGACCACGCTACTGGATTGGTGGTGGGGGAGACCTGTGTGGTAGAGGACAATGTATCGATTCTCCACTCGGTGACATTGGGTGGCAGTGGCTGCGGCAGTGGCGATCGCCATCCGAAAATTGGCCCCGGAGTGATGATTGGCGCCGGGGCCAAAGTACTGGGTCCGGTTAAGGTGGGAGAGGACGTCAAAATTGCCGCCGGTAGCTTGGTCTTGCACGATGTGCCCGCTCATACAACCGTCGCAGGTGTTCCCGCCCGCCAGGTAGGAGGGCGTGTTGAAGGGGCCCCGGCTTATACCATGGACCAGACTCTGGATTCGGAAGAGTAA
- a CDS encoding M15 family metallopeptidase, whose amino-acid sequence MLSTPLKRMLFGLGDEHVIVDPASDQLLHPEALIAFQRLSRDAREEGFAPKIVSGFRAFDRQLLIWNAKAQGHRPVLDSHGTPLDIEQLSERELIFAILRWSALPGASRHHWGTDFDIIDAAAVPADYAVQLTPQEVADDGAFGAFHRWLDNQISTGNSYGLFRPYAEDRGGVAPERWHLSYAPRARELQELLSVERLSELLQESELSLGTAVCEHLQDIYTRYIWVPDHCYPPFNGQL is encoded by the coding sequence ATGTTATCGACACCGCTGAAGCGTATGTTATTTGGACTCGGCGATGAGCATGTCATTGTCGACCCAGCTTCTGACCAGCTTTTACATCCCGAAGCACTGATCGCCTTCCAGCGCTTGAGTCGGGATGCCCGTGAAGAGGGGTTTGCCCCTAAAATCGTTTCCGGTTTTCGCGCCTTTGATCGACAACTGTTGATTTGGAATGCCAAAGCGCAGGGTCACCGCCCGGTTCTCGATAGTCACGGTACTCCCCTGGATATTGAACAGTTAAGCGAGCGGGAGCTGATCTTCGCCATTCTGCGCTGGTCCGCATTGCCGGGAGCATCCCGTCACCACTGGGGTACCGATTTCGATATTATTGATGCGGCGGCGGTCCCCGCTGACTATGCAGTCCAGCTTACCCCCCAGGAGGTGGCGGACGACGGAGCTTTTGGCGCCTTCCACCGTTGGCTGGATAACCAAATCAGCACGGGTAATAGTTATGGGCTGTTCCGACCCTATGCAGAGGATCGCGGCGGAGTCGCACCGGAACGCTGGCACCTGAGCTATGCCCCCAGGGCCCGAGAGCTTCAGGAACTTCTCAGCGTGGAACGCCTGTCCGAGCTGCTGCAAGAGTCAGAACTATCCCTGGGCACTGCGGTTTGCGAGCACCTTCAGGACATTTATACGCGCTATATCTGGGTTCCGGATCACTGCTATCCCCCATTTAATGGGCAACTATAG
- a CDS encoding TfoX/Sxy family protein has protein sequence MHPSQSELLKLKNLGLASVNILHSIGIRSHDDLRRVGPVEAFISIRNRGINASKVMLYALQGALMDVHWNDLEPELKQHLTSEVDRLLATQNSD, from the coding sequence ATGCACCCGAGTCAATCAGAACTATTAAAACTAAAAAACCTGGGCCTGGCCTCGGTCAATATTCTCCACTCTATTGGCATTCGTTCCCACGATGATCTGCGCAGGGTTGGGCCTGTCGAGGCCTTTATCAGCATTCGCAATCGGGGGATTAACGCCTCCAAAGTAATGCTCTACGCTCTTCAGGGCGCGCTGATGGACGTGCACTGGAACGACCTGGAGCCGGAGCTGAAACAACACCTTACCAGCGAGGTCGACCGCCTCCTTGCCACCCAAAACTCTGACTAG
- the htpX gene encoding protease HtpX, whose protein sequence is MLRIGLFLLTNLAVLVLVGIIFNIFGIGGILQANGVDLNLGALLLMCAIFGFGGSFISLLLSKTIARVSTRTQIIEQPRSADEQWLVETVRELSRKAGIGMPDVGIFPMPQANAFATGWNRNSALISVSAGLLQRFSREEARAVIGHEIGHVANGDMVTLALIQGVVNTFVMFLARLVGFFVDRVILRNEEGLGIGYFVTSIVMDIIFGFFAMMIVAWFSRRREYRADHAGATLASPQSMIAALQRLKVESDRGHEEPLPGNMKAFGIFGSMGALMATHPPLDDRILALQNFRN, encoded by the coding sequence ATGTTGCGCATTGGGCTATTCCTGCTGACCAACCTTGCTGTCCTTGTATTGGTTGGCATTATTTTCAATATTTTTGGAATTGGGGGAATTCTTCAGGCAAACGGTGTCGATCTCAACCTCGGCGCCTTGTTGCTGATGTGCGCAATTTTTGGTTTTGGCGGGTCTTTTATTTCCCTGCTCTTATCGAAAACCATCGCACGGGTCAGTACCCGCACACAAATTATCGAGCAGCCCCGCAGTGCCGATGAACAGTGGTTGGTAGAAACCGTACGGGAACTCTCCCGCAAAGCGGGCATCGGTATGCCAGATGTGGGGATATTCCCAATGCCCCAGGCGAATGCCTTCGCCACCGGTTGGAATCGCAACAGCGCCCTGATCTCTGTCAGTGCCGGTCTGCTGCAGCGCTTTAGCCGAGAGGAAGCCCGCGCCGTAATTGGCCATGAAATTGGTCACGTGGCCAATGGCGATATGGTGACGCTGGCACTGATCCAGGGCGTGGTAAATACCTTTGTGATGTTCCTCGCCCGCTTGGTTGGATTCTTCGTAGACCGGGTTATCTTGCGCAACGAAGAGGGATTGGGCATCGGCTATTTTGTCACATCCATTGTTATGGATATCATATTCGGCTTCTTCGCCATGATGATTGTCGCCTGGTTCAGTCGCCGCCGTGAATATCGGGCCGACCATGCCGGCGCCACACTGGCCAGCCCCCAATCCATGATTGCCGCGCTGCAACGGCTCAAGGTGGAGTCCGATCGCGGCCACGAGGAACCCCTACCCGGCAATATGAAAGCCTTCGGTATATTCGGTAGCATGGGAGCGCTTATGGCCACGCACCCACCACTGGATGATCGTATTCTCGCCCTGCAAAACTTCCGTAATTAG
- a CDS encoding trypsin-like peptidase domain-containing protein gives MTLLKTLRASLISVFLLLTPAISAQAETFATDDERNTMQVFNFASPSVVYVTNETLVRDRRTLRLHSVPKGAGSGFIWDTQGHIVTNFHVIEGARQITITLQDRSEWPAELVGSAPEKDLAVLKINAPRELLKPLVVGTSSNLAVGRKVLAIGNPFGLDTTLTTGVVSALGREIEAANNRTIRNVIQTDAAINPGNSGGPLLDSQARLIGVNTAIYSPSGASVGIGFAIPVDTVKKIVPELINHGRLVRPIIGIESAPDQWSSRYGFEGVAVLRTAPGLPAEKAGLRGIHRTRGGGWELGDVIVEIEQQPIRSYDDLLNALEKHSAGDEITIGILRDGTIRYTSIRLAAPE, from the coding sequence ATGACTCTACTTAAAACTCTACGCGCCAGCTTAATCTCAGTCTTTTTACTGCTTACCCCGGCAATATCTGCGCAGGCGGAAACCTTTGCCACCGACGACGAGCGCAACACCATGCAGGTGTTCAATTTTGCCAGTCCGTCAGTGGTCTATGTCACCAATGAAACCCTGGTGCGGGATCGCAGGACCCTGCGCCTCCACTCAGTGCCCAAAGGCGCCGGCAGCGGATTTATCTGGGACACTCAGGGCCATATTGTCACCAATTTTCACGTTATTGAGGGTGCGCGGCAAATCACTATTACTTTGCAGGATCGCAGCGAGTGGCCGGCCGAACTGGTGGGATCTGCGCCGGAAAAAGATCTGGCAGTTCTGAAAATTAACGCTCCCAGGGAGTTGCTAAAACCGCTGGTTGTGGGCACCTCCAGCAATCTCGCGGTAGGCCGTAAAGTACTGGCTATCGGCAACCCGTTCGGCCTGGATACCACTCTCACCACCGGGGTGGTCAGCGCCCTAGGGCGGGAAATTGAAGCCGCCAACAACCGCACCATTCGCAATGTTATCCAAACAGATGCGGCTATTAATCCAGGTAACTCCGGCGGCCCGTTGCTGGATTCCCAGGCGCGTTTAATCGGAGTCAATACCGCAATTTACAGCCCTAGTGGCGCCAGTGTCGGTATTGGCTTTGCAATTCCAGTGGATACGGTCAAAAAAATTGTGCCGGAACTGATCAATCATGGCCGCCTGGTGCGCCCGATTATTGGTATCGAATCCGCCCCGGACCAGTGGAGTAGCCGCTACGGCTTTGAGGGGGTGGCTGTATTGCGTACCGCTCCCGGGCTTCCCGCAGAGAAAGCCGGCTTGCGCGGTATCCACCGCACCCGGGGTGGAGGCTGGGAATTGGGCGATGTGATTGTAGAAATAGAACAGCAGCCGATTCGCAGCTACGACGATCTGCTCAATGCCCTGGAAAAGCACAGTGCCGGTGACGAAATCACTATCGGCATACTGCGTGACGGGACAATTCGCTACACGTCCATTAGACTCGCGGCACCCGAATAA
- a CDS encoding Rieske (2Fe-2S) protein: protein MQKYFLCRYDEISEGQSKGFSLGDTAAGTDNVFAVMKDGEVYAYKNTCPHRGINLDWQEDQFLDPDGALIQCASHGALFLIESGECIAGPCTGDALTPVPVEYAQDGLYALLAD from the coding sequence ATGCAGAAGTACTTCCTGTGTCGCTATGACGAAATAAGCGAAGGTCAATCCAAAGGGTTCTCCCTCGGAGACACTGCCGCCGGCACTGACAATGTGTTTGCTGTGATGAAAGATGGCGAGGTCTACGCCTACAAAAACACCTGCCCTCACCGGGGTATCAACCTGGACTGGCAGGAAGACCAGTTCCTCGATCCCGATGGCGCACTTATTCAGTGCGCCTCCCACGGCGCGCTATTCCTGATTGAATCTGGGGAGTGTATCGCCGGGCCCTGTACTGGTGATGCCCTGACCCCAGTACCGGTGGAATATGCACAGGACGGTCTCTACGCATTACTAGCCGACTGA
- the dksA gene encoding RNA polymerase-binding protein DksA, which produces MPKTAASTESLHGFEPYKETQGEEYMNEKQQEHFRNLLLAWKAELMAEVDRTVSHMKDEAANFPDPADRASQEEEFSLELRTRDRERKLIKKIDATLELIDQDDYGFCEACGVDIGIRRLEARPTATLCVDCKTLAEIKERQISG; this is translated from the coding sequence ATGCCCAAAACTGCTGCGAGCACCGAATCTCTGCACGGCTTTGAGCCCTACAAGGAGACGCAGGGCGAAGAGTACATGAATGAGAAGCAGCAGGAGCATTTCCGCAACTTGCTGTTGGCCTGGAAGGCCGAGCTGATGGCGGAAGTGGACCGCACCGTTTCCCACATGAAAGACGAGGCCGCAAACTTCCCCGATCCCGCAGACCGCGCCAGCCAGGAAGAAGAATTTAGCCTGGAATTACGCACCCGCGATCGCGAGCGCAAGCTGATCAAGAAGATCGATGCCACCCTGGAGCTTATCGACCAGGATGACTACGGTTTCTGCGAAGCCTGTGGTGTTGATATCGGCATTCGCCGCCTGGAGGCCCGTCCAACCGCCACTCTGTGCGTGGACTGCAAAACCCTCGCGGAAATCAAGGAACGGCAGATCTCCGGCTGA
- the gluQRS gene encoding tRNA glutamyl-Q(34) synthetase GluQRS has protein sequence MNSTTPYIGRFAPSPSGPLHFGSLVCAVGSYLDALAHGGHWLLRMEDLDPPREEPGAATRILKSLEAHGLHWHGPVEWQSKRYALYEETLSTLRQRQLIYPCDCSRSQIKKNGGHANDFCRLKYDVSEPSALRLQCAGGEESFVDIWHGEQRQLIREDTILKRRDGLYAYQLAVVVDDIDQQINQVVRGSDLLDTTGAQQRLFKILGATPPSSAICRW, from the coding sequence TTGAACAGCACAACTCCCTATATTGGTCGCTTCGCACCCTCCCCGAGTGGACCGCTCCACTTCGGCTCACTGGTGTGCGCCGTCGGCAGCTACCTTGACGCCCTCGCCCATGGCGGACACTGGCTCCTGCGCATGGAAGACCTCGACCCTCCCCGGGAAGAGCCCGGCGCGGCAACCCGCATTCTGAAATCCCTGGAAGCCCACGGACTGCACTGGCACGGCCCCGTCGAATGGCAGAGCAAGCGCTACGCACTCTACGAGGAAACCCTGTCCACACTGCGCCAACGGCAACTGATTTACCCCTGCGACTGCTCACGCAGCCAGATTAAGAAAAATGGTGGACATGCGAACGACTTCTGTCGCCTTAAATACGATGTGAGCGAACCCTCAGCGCTGCGATTGCAATGCGCAGGCGGCGAGGAAAGCTTTGTGGATATTTGGCACGGAGAGCAACGGCAGCTCATCCGCGAAGACACCATTCTCAAGCGCCGCGACGGCCTCTATGCCTACCAACTGGCAGTCGTTGTCGACGATATCGACCAACAAATCAACCAGGTGGTGCGCGGCTCAGATCTATTGGATACCACCGGTGCACAACAGCGCCTGTTTAAAATCCTCGGCGCTACTCCCCCCAGTTCGGCCATCTGCCGCTGGTGA